Within the Acidimicrobiales bacterium genome, the region TGCTGCGCCGCATCGGGGATCGCCGCGTCGTGCTGCTCGGGGAGGCGTCGCACGGGACGCACGAGTTCTATCGGGAACGGGCGCGCATCACGCAGCGGCTGATCGAGGAGAAAGGCTTCAACGCCGTCGCCGTCGAAGCCGACTGGCCCGACGCGTACCGCGTGAACCGGTACGTGACGCATCGCTCCGACGACACCAGCGCTACCGAGTCGCTCGCCGACTTCGAACGCTTCCCGGCGTGGATGTGGCGCAACGCCGACGTCGTTCGCTTCGTCGAGTGGCTGCGCGCTCGCAACGCGGCGCACGGCGACATGCGTTCGCGCGCCCGCTTCTACGGGCTCGACCTCTACAGCCTGCGCGCCTCGATGGAAGCGGTCGTGCGCTACCTCGACGGCGTCGATCCCGCCGCCGCGGCGCGCGCGCGGGAGCGCTACAGCTGTTTCGATCACGTCTCGGGTGAGGGCCCCGAGTACGGCCACGCGGTGTCGCTCAACCTCACGGTGCCGTGCGAGCAGCAGGTGATCAGCCAACTCGTCGACCTGCGTCGCCAGGCGCACGCGATCCTGTCGCGTGACGGCTGGCTGGCCGAGGACGAGTTCTTCTTCGCCGAACAGAACGCTCACCTCGTGCACCACGCCGAGGAGTACTACCGCGAGATGTACCGCGGCCGGGTCAGTTCGTGGAATCTGCGCGACCGGCACATGGCCGACACCCTTGCCGCCCTCGTCGACCACCTGCACGGCCAGCTCGGCGCCGCCCGCGTCGTCGTGTGGGAACACAACTCGCACGTGGGCGACGCTCGGCACACCGAGATGGGGCAGTGGGGCGAGTGGAACGTCGGCCAACTGGCGCGCACGCAGTGGCCCGGCGAGTGCTTCAACGTCGGGTTCACGACTGACCACGGAACGGTCACCGCGGCGTCGGACTGGGGTGGCGTCGCCGAGCGCAAGCGGGTGCGGCCGGCGTTGCCCGACAGTCACGAGGCGCTGCTGCACGCCTGCGGGCTACCGGCGTTTCTCGTGCCCACCGAACGCGTCGCCGACGTCCTCGGGGCGCGGCGGCTCGAGCGTGCCATCGGTGTCATCTACCGGCCCGAGACGGAGCGGGCGAGCCACTGGTTCCACGCGTCGATGAGCCAGCAGTTCGACGCCGTGATCCACGTCGACCGCACCACCGCCGTCGAACCGCTGGAGCGCAGCGCCCGCTGGGATGAGGGCGAAGCGCCCGAGACGTTCCCGACCGGGCTCTAGAAGCGCGGCGGACGCTTCTCCAGATGGCTCGCGAGTCCCTCGCGCGCGTCGGGGCCGCCGAAGCCGAGCATCTCGTAGGCGACCGACGCGTCGAAGGCCGCGGCCTGGGCGCGATACCAGTGGTTGAGCGTGTGCTTGGTGAAGCGGATGGCGTTCTGCGCGCCGGCCGCCAGCTGCGTGGCGATTTCCAGGGCGCGCTCCTGCACGCCATCGTCGTCGACGCACAGTGAGACCAGGCCGATGCGCTCGGCCTCTTCGCCCGTCAGCGGGTCACACGTCAGCAGGTAGTACTTCGCCTTCGCCATGCCGCACAGCAACGGCCAGCAGATCGCGGCGTGGTCGCCGGCGGCGACGCCGAGACGGGTGTGGCCGTCGATGATCTTGGCGGTGCGCGCCGCGATCGAGATGTCGGCCAGCACCGCGGCGACGAGGCCGGCGCCCACCGCCGGGCCGTGGATGGCCGACACGATCGGCTTCGAGCAGTCGACGATGTTGAGCACCAGGTCGCGCGCCTCGCGCAACGTGCGCAGGCGGACGTCGTAGTCGTCGATGATCGCCTGGAGCATGGTGAAGTCGCCTCCGGCCGAGAACCCCTTGCCCGCGCCCCGGATGAGGGCCACGCGCGCC harbors:
- a CDS encoding erythromycin esterase family protein is translated as MARSALAADVDAVRAAAVPITGASDDYDELLRRIGDRRVVLLGEASHGTHEFYRERARITQRLIEEKGFNAVAVEADWPDAYRVNRYVTHRSDDTSATESLADFERFPAWMWRNADVVRFVEWLRARNAAHGDMRSRARFYGLDLYSLRASMEAVVRYLDGVDPAAAARARERYSCFDHVSGEGPEYGHAVSLNLTVPCEQQVISQLVDLRRQAHAILSRDGWLAEDEFFFAEQNAHLVHHAEEYYREMYRGRVSSWNLRDRHMADTLAALVDHLHGQLGAARVVVWEHNSHVGDARHTEMGQWGEWNVGQLARTQWPGECFNVGFTTDHGTVTAASDWGGVAERKRVRPALPDSHEALLHACGLPAFLVPTERVADVLGARRLERAIGVIYRPETERASHWFHASMSQQFDAVIHVDRTTAVEPLERSARWDEGEAPETFPTGL
- a CDS encoding enoyl-CoA hydratase/isomerase family protein; amino-acid sequence: MPHTNAAPYAAFDELAIDRPADGVVRITLDAPGLNAVNAAAHGQLADVWPVIDRDETARVALIRGAGKGFSAGGDFTMLQAIIDDYDVRLRTLREARDLVLNIVDCSKPIVSAIHGPAVGAGLVAAVLADISIAARTAKIIDGHTRLGVAAGDHAAICWPLLCGMAKAKYYLLTCDPLTGEEAERIGLVSLCVDDDGVQERALEIATQLAAGAQNAIRFTKHTLNHWYRAQAAAFDASVAYEMLGFGGPDAREGLASHLEKRPPRF